One Roseburia rectibacter DNA window includes the following coding sequences:
- a CDS encoding BMP family ABC transporter substrate-binding protein gives MKKMKKALSVLLTMGLTVSMLAGCGSNGAADNASAGNAADNSAADNTVAATESSAAAGEAKSASDIKVGVIYIGDENEGYTAAHMAGIDQMMSNLGLSEDQVVEKTLIPEDESAYDAAVDLADQGCNIIFGTSFGHESYLLQAAAEYPEVQFCHATGYQAASSGLSNMHNYFDSIYEARYVSGVVAGMKLNGMIADGTITEDTAKIGYVGAFPYAEVISGFTSFYLGAKSQCPSATMEVQYTNSWADMSGEAEVAAKLIDDGCVLISQHADTTGAPSTCEDKKVPCVGYNVDMTTVAPDAALTSPTNNWGVYYTHAVQCVLDGTAIETDWCQGFAEGAVDITPINEAVAAEGTDAKVTEVENAIKDGSLHVFDTSAFTVNGSSLEDLIAEGGDYAKYADYVSDGYYHESELASAPSFDIIIDGITSVTN, from the coding sequence ATGAAAAAAATGAAAAAAGCATTAAGCGTATTATTGACCATGGGACTTACCGTTTCCATGCTGGCAGGATGTGGTTCAAATGGAGCTGCAGATAATGCATCAGCAGGCAATGCAGCAGATAACAGTGCTGCAGACAATACTGTAGCTGCGACAGAGAGCAGTGCAGCAGCCGGCGAAGCGAAATCAGCATCGGATATCAAGGTAGGTGTGATCTACATTGGTGATGAGAACGAGGGATATACAGCAGCACATATGGCTGGTATCGATCAGATGATGAGCAATCTCGGATTATCTGAGGATCAGGTCGTAGAGAAAACTCTGATCCCGGAAGATGAATCTGCTTATGATGCAGCAGTTGATTTAGCAGATCAGGGATGTAACATTATTTTCGGTACAAGCTTTGGACATGAGAGCTACCTGCTTCAGGCAGCAGCAGAGTACCCGGAGGTTCAGTTCTGCCATGCAACCGGATATCAGGCAGCATCTTCCGGACTTTCCAATATGCACAACTATTTTGATTCTATCTACGAAGCACGTTATGTTTCCGGCGTTGTTGCGGGTATGAAATTAAACGGGATGATCGCAGACGGAACCATCACAGAGGATACAGCTAAGATCGGTTATGTTGGTGCATTCCCGTATGCAGAGGTTATTTCCGGATTTACTTCTTTCTATTTAGGAGCAAAGAGCCAGTGTCCTTCCGCAACTATGGAAGTACAGTATACAAACAGCTGGGCAGATATGTCCGGTGAGGCAGAGGTAGCAGCAAAACTGATCGATGACGGATGTGTCCTGATCAGCCAGCATGCAGATACCACTGGTGCTCCAAGTACCTGTGAGGATAAGAAAGTTCCATGTGTCGGCTACAACGTTGATATGACAACTGTTGCTCCGGATGCAGCACTTACTTCTCCGACAAATAACTGGGGTGTTTACTATACACATGCAGTACAGTGTGTATTAGACGGAACAGCAATCGAGACTGACTGGTGTCAGGGATTTGCAGAAGGTGCAGTTGACATTACACCGATCAACGAGGCAGTTGCAGCAGAGGGAACAGACGCAAAAGTAACAGAAGTTGAAAATGCAATCAAAGACGGATCACTTCATGTATTCGATACATCCGCATTTACTGTAAATGGTTCTTCCTTAGAAGACCTGATCGCAGAAGGTGGCGATTATGCAAAATATGCAGATTATGTATCAGACGGATACTATCATGAGTCTGAGCTGGCATCTGCTCCATCTTTCGATATCATTATTGATGGTATCACTTCTGTGACCAACTAA
- the ytvI gene encoding sporulation integral membrane protein YtvI, whose translation MNREERLRRQKEFLISFAFGAVWLVILWVVLKAAGSVLFPFLAAFAVAALLAEAVKFISERTHIKRGIVAVTTVLFFYILLAAVLYFAGSYLVRLIYDLTQELSVFFSDMVVPVMQRFYQWVERLSVVFYPVGQTGKTQGLQDVGAESAQTIKNAGKLMSGISDGVIDGVSGMAAGIPGFFMKLLITVIATVFMELEFPQIRAFLKRQIPAEYQRAFRDGKNYVTGTMGKCIISYCLIFGITFAELVAGLFLLGIKNAFAIAFIIAVLDILPVLGTGTVLIPWAVLAFASGRISTGVGVFALYLVITVVRNLIEPKLVGKQMGLSPVIMLPCMLIGLKFFGIIGLFVVPLLVSFLKQLNDRGIIKMFR comes from the coding sequence ATGAACAGAGAAGAACGGTTGAGACGTCAGAAGGAATTTCTGATCAGCTTTGCATTTGGAGCAGTGTGGCTTGTGATCTTATGGGTAGTATTAAAAGCGGCGGGATCTGTGCTTTTCCCGTTTCTGGCAGCTTTTGCAGTGGCGGCGCTATTGGCTGAAGCAGTGAAGTTTATTTCGGAGAGAACACATATCAAAAGAGGAATCGTGGCGGTTACAACGGTTCTTTTCTTTTATATACTTCTGGCAGCTGTCCTTTATTTTGCAGGCAGTTATCTGGTGAGGCTGATCTATGATCTGACGCAGGAGCTGTCTGTCTTTTTTTCGGATATGGTTGTGCCTGTCATGCAGCGCTTTTACCAGTGGGTGGAACGTTTGTCAGTTGTGTTTTATCCGGTAGGGCAGACTGGAAAAACGCAAGGATTGCAGGATGTCGGTGCAGAGTCAGCACAGACGATAAAGAATGCAGGAAAGCTGATGTCGGGCATCTCAGATGGTGTTATTGACGGGGTATCCGGGATGGCAGCAGGAATACCGGGATTTTTTATGAAACTTCTGATCACAGTGATCGCAACGGTATTTATGGAACTGGAATTTCCACAGATCAGGGCATTTTTAAAGCGGCAGATTCCGGCGGAATACCAGCGTGCGTTCCGGGATGGAAAAAATTATGTGACAGGGACGATGGGAAAATGCATTATCTCTTATTGTCTGATCTTCGGGATCACGTTTGCGGAACTTGTGGCAGGTCTGTTTTTGCTTGGAATCAAAAATGCATTTGCCATTGCATTTATTATTGCGGTACTTGATATCCTTCCGGTGCTTGGAACCGGTACAGTGCTGATCCCGTGGGCGGTACTCGCCTTCGCATCGGGAAGGATCTCTACCGGAGTCGGTGTGTTCGCGCTTTACCTTGTAATAACAGTCGTGCGGAATCTGATCGAGCCGAAACTGGTGGGAAAACAGATGGGGTTATCGCCGGTGATCATGCTGCCATGTATGCTGATCGGTTTAAAATTTTTTGGAATCATCGGTCTGTTTGTAGTACCGCTTCTGGTTTCATTTCTGAAACAGTTGAATGACAGAGGGATTATAAAAATGTTTCGTTAA
- a CDS encoding endolytic transglycosylase MltG, protein MKLNKLVLKFVSISFSILVMLLVVIGLIKLGSFCYDFGYRVFSETPVEEGPGTDVSVDVTDDLSEYQIGKLLKKEGLIRDANLFYVQLRMSAYHGKLKAGTYTLNTSMTAKDMMAVMAAEAEESTESTENTENTENTEYETDSGSAGQSSSDGTKTDGAGEENQNTDENEQAGADE, encoded by the coding sequence ATGAAGCTGAATAAACTGGTATTAAAATTTGTCAGTATCAGTTTTTCTATTCTGGTCATGTTACTTGTTGTGATCGGACTGATAAAACTTGGAAGTTTTTGTTATGATTTCGGTTATCGGGTATTTTCGGAAACCCCGGTGGAAGAAGGACCCGGTACAGATGTGTCCGTAGATGTAACGGATGATCTGTCAGAATATCAGATTGGAAAGCTGTTAAAAAAAGAGGGGCTGATCCGCGATGCAAATCTGTTTTATGTACAACTTCGTATGTCAGCATATCACGGTAAGTTAAAGGCAGGAACCTATACATTAAATACATCCATGACGGCAAAAGATATGATGGCAGTCATGGCGGCAGAGGCTGAGGAGAGCACTGAGAGTACAGAAAATACAGAAAATACAGAAAATACAGAGTATGAAACAGATTCTGGTTCAGCGGGACAGTCATCTTCGGATGGAACAAAGACAGATGGTGCCGGTGAAGAAAACCAGAACACAGATGAAAATGAACAGGCAGGAGCAGACGAGTGA
- the ruvX gene encoding Holliday junction resolvase RuvX, producing the protein MRILGLDFGSKTVGVAVSDELLLTAQGLEIIRRQSPNKLRQTLARIEAIIAEYQVECIVLGYPKNMNNTEGERCEKTKEFKEMLERRTGLEVILWDERLTTVSADKHMMESGIRREDRKKYVDEIAAVFILQGYLDYRSMHAGK; encoded by the coding sequence ATGCGGATTTTAGGTTTGGATTTTGGCTCAAAAACTGTCGGTGTGGCAGTCAGTGATGAGCTTTTATTAACTGCGCAGGGACTGGAGATCATAAGACGCCAGTCCCCTAATAAACTGCGCCAGACTTTGGCGAGGATTGAAGCGATTATCGCAGAATATCAGGTGGAGTGTATTGTTCTGGGTTATCCGAAGAATATGAATAACACAGAAGGAGAGCGTTGCGAGAAGACAAAAGAGTTTAAAGAGATGTTAGAGAGACGGACAGGTTTAGAGGTCATATTGTGGGATGAGAGACTGACGACTGTTTCCGCAGATAAACACATGATGGAATCCGGTATCCGCAGGGAAGACCGCAAGAAGTATGTCGATGAGATCGCGGCAGTCTTTATTTTGCAGGGATATCTGGATTATCGGAGTATGCACGCAGGGAAGTAA
- a CDS encoding lactonase family protein: MEKYVAYVGTYTHENSVGIHIYDVDVANGSMKERKVVPINNPSDLVVSKDRKFLYSIADEGVEAFKVLPDGDLEAVNKQWIGGMRGCYVEVDDEKRYLFVGGHHDGRVTMMHLEKDGSIGTIADGIFHKGMARGSDRRTNTPHVDCVKLTPDQKFLCAVDNGLDQVKIYRVDYTYGKLKLVDIIRGPLESAPRMIRFSRDGKYAYILYELTHEIEVYKYSVENEQPQFDKIQTITTQGKKEEDICAASGMEITKSGKYLFVSNAGVNTVVAYEIDPATGMLTQAFRTKVDSDYPKMLAIYPDEKHYLTVNNTSNDIVSYTINYEKGFSLQNGAPVKVDKPNCIYILKLEE; this comes from the coding sequence ATGGAAAAATATGTGGCATATGTGGGAACCTATACGCATGAAAACAGTGTCGGAATCCATATTTATGATGTGGATGTGGCAAATGGCAGCATGAAAGAACGTAAAGTAGTGCCGATCAATAACCCGTCGGATCTTGTTGTATCAAAGGACAGAAAGTTCCTTTATTCGATCGCAGATGAAGGTGTAGAAGCATTTAAAGTGCTTCCGGATGGAGATCTTGAGGCTGTAAACAAGCAGTGGATCGGCGGTATGAGAGGATGCTATGTGGAAGTAGATGATGAAAAACGTTATCTGTTTGTAGGCGGACATCATGACGGACGTGTGACAATGATGCATCTGGAGAAAGATGGCAGCATTGGAACGATTGCAGATGGTATTTTCCATAAAGGAATGGCACGCGGCAGTGACAGGCGTACCAATACACCGCACGTTGACTGTGTAAAACTGACACCGGATCAGAAGTTTTTGTGTGCAGTTGATAACGGATTAGATCAGGTTAAGATCTATCGTGTGGATTATACTTATGGTAAATTAAAACTGGTGGATATCATTCGTGGACCGCTTGAGTCTGCGCCGAGAATGATCCGTTTTTCCAGAGATGGAAAATATGCTTATATCCTGTATGAACTGACACATGAGATCGAAGTGTACAAATACTCCGTTGAAAATGAACAGCCACAGTTTGATAAGATCCAGACGATCACAACACAGGGAAAGAAAGAGGAAGATATCTGTGCCGCATCCGGTATGGAGATCACTAAGAGCGGAAAATATCTCTTTGTTTCCAATGCCGGTGTGAACACAGTGGTTGCATATGAGATCGATCCTGCAACAGGTATGCTGACACAGGCATTCCGCACTAAAGTAGACAGTGATTATCCGAAAATGCTTGCAATTTATCCGGATGAGAAACATTATCTTACTGTAAATAATACATCCAATGATATCGTATCTTATACGATCAATTATGAGAAAGGTTTCTCTCTGCAGAACGGTGCGCCGGTCAAGGTTGATAAGCCAAACTGTATTTATATCTTAAAATTAGAAGAATAA
- a CDS encoding ribonuclease J, producing the protein MKENKEAGISQNDSRRAERPERKKRTSVKETKKEKTSKLKIIPLGGLEQIGMNITAFEYEDSIIVVDCGLSFPEDDMYGIDLVIPDVTYLKDNIDKVKGFFITHGHEDHIGAIPYVLKDINVPIYATKLTIGIIEHKLKEHNMLTKVKRKVVKYGQHINLGCFRVEFIRTNHSIQDAAALAIYSPAGIVVHTGDFKVDYTPVFGDAIDLQRFGEIGKKGVLALLCDSTNAERKGFTMSEKTVGKTFDEIFADHKNTRIIIATFASNVDRVQQIINTAYKYGRKVVVEGRSMVNIIGIASELGYINIPDNTLIDIEELKNYPDEKTVLITTGSQGESMAALSRMASGMHKKVTIKPNDTIVLSSNPIPGNEKAVSGIINELSMKGANVIFQDVHVSGHACQEEIKLIYSLVKPKYAVPVHGEYRHLLAQARVAEELGINKDNIFILMSGDVLELDDEKAEVTGRVHVGDIMVDGLGVGDVGNIVLRDRQHLAEDGIIIVVLTLESGSGQVLAGPDIVSRGFVYVRGAESLMEDAKHLLEDKMQYCMDRGITDWGKIKNEIKDSLGDFVWKETKRRPMIMPIIMEV; encoded by the coding sequence ATGAAAGAGAATAAGGAGGCAGGAATCAGCCAGAATGATTCAAGAAGAGCAGAGAGACCGGAACGGAAAAAGAGAACCAGCGTAAAAGAGACAAAGAAAGAAAAAACTTCAAAACTTAAGATCATTCCGCTTGGCGGCTTAGAGCAGATCGGAATGAACATTACAGCATTTGAGTACGAGGACAGTATCATTGTAGTAGACTGTGGGCTTTCTTTCCCGGAAGATGATATGTATGGAATCGATCTTGTCATTCCTGATGTGACTTATCTGAAAGATAATATTGATAAAGTCAAAGGATTTTTCATTACGCATGGACATGAAGATCATATCGGAGCGATCCCTTATGTATTAAAAGACATTAATGTGCCGATTTATGCGACAAAGCTTACCATTGGTATCATTGAGCATAAATTAAAAGAGCACAATATGCTGACTAAGGTAAAACGCAAGGTCGTAAAATACGGACAGCACATCAATTTAGGATGTTTCCGTGTGGAGTTCATCCGTACGAACCACAGTATCCAGGATGCAGCAGCGCTTGCTATTTATTCACCGGCAGGTATCGTGGTGCACACCGGTGACTTTAAGGTAGACTATACACCGGTATTTGGTGATGCCATCGACTTACAGCGTTTTGGTGAGATCGGTAAAAAAGGTGTACTTGCACTGTTATGCGACAGTACCAATGCGGAACGCAAGGGATTTACAATGTCTGAAAAGACAGTCGGTAAGACCTTTGATGAGATCTTTGCAGATCACAAAAATACGAGGATTATTATTGCAACATTTGCGTCTAACGTAGACCGTGTGCAGCAGATCATTAATACAGCGTATAAATACGGCAGAAAAGTAGTTGTGGAAGGACGCAGTATGGTAAATATCATCGGTATTGCGTCAGAACTTGGCTATATTAACATCCCGGATAATACACTGATCGATATTGAAGAACTGAAAAATTATCCGGACGAAAAAACAGTACTGATCACGACCGGAAGCCAGGGAGAATCCATGGCGGCATTATCCCGTATGGCAAGCGGTATGCATAAAAAAGTTACGATCAAACCAAATGATACGATCGTATTAAGCTCCAACCCGATCCCTGGAAATGAAAAAGCAGTTTCCGGAATCATCAATGAGCTTTCCATGAAGGGTGCGAATGTTATTTTCCAGGATGTGCACGTATCCGGTCATGCCTGTCAGGAAGAGATCAAACTGATCTATTCTCTGGTAAAACCGAAATATGCTGTTCCGGTTCATGGAGAGTACCGTCATCTTTTAGCACAGGCGAGAGTAGCTGAGGAACTTGGAATCAACAAAGATAATATCTTTATTCTGATGTCCGGTGACGTGCTTGAGTTAGATGATGAAAAAGCGGAGGTTACAGGAAGAGTCCACGTCGGCGACATCATGGTCGACGGACTTGGTGTCGGTGATGTCGGAAATATCGTACTTCGCGACAGACAGCATCTTGCAGAGGATGGAATCATCATTGTCGTGCTGACATTAGAGAGCGGTTCCGGGCAGGTACTTGCAGGACCGGATATCGTATCACGCGGTTTTGTTTATGTCAGGGGTGCAGAGAGTCTGATGGAGGATGCAAAGCATCTGCTTGAGGATAAGATGCAGTATTGTATGGACAGAGGAATTACCGACTGGGGCAAGATCAAAAATGAGATCAAGGATTCCTTAGGTGATTTTGTATGGAAAGAGACAAAGCGCAGACCTATGATCATGCCGATTATTATGGAAGTGTAG
- a CDS encoding O-methyltransferase, with amino-acid sequence MIVDERLVTYINSLDTGNTSILDQIEKEALDSYVPIIRKEMQQFLKLLLAMKCPMRILEVGTAVGFSSILMAEYDPVPCEITTIENYEKRIPIAKENFIRAGKEKQITLLEGDAAQILPTLTETYDFIFMDAAKGQYIHFMPDILRLLGSEGTLVSDNVLQDGDIIESRFAVTRRNRTIHKRMREYLYELTHDERLVTAVLPIGDGVTVSTWKK; translated from the coding sequence GTGATAGTAGATGAACGTCTGGTCACTTATATCAATTCACTTGATACAGGGAATACCAGTATTTTAGATCAGATAGAAAAGGAAGCACTGGATAGTTATGTGCCGATCATACGGAAAGAGATGCAGCAGTTTTTAAAACTGCTGCTTGCAATGAAATGTCCGATGCGGATTCTTGAAGTGGGAACTGCAGTCGGATTTTCTTCCATCTTGATGGCAGAATATGATCCGGTGCCATGTGAGATCACAACGATCGAGAATTATGAAAAGAGAATCCCGATCGCAAAAGAGAACTTTATCCGTGCGGGAAAAGAAAAACAGATTACACTGCTGGAGGGAGATGCTGCGCAGATTCTTCCGACATTGACGGAAACCTACGATTTTATTTTTATGGATGCTGCTAAGGGTCAGTATATTCATTTTATGCCGGATATTTTAAGACTGCTTGGCTCCGAAGGAACATTGGTTTCGGATAATGTGCTGCAGGATGGTGATATCATAGAATCACGTTTTGCAGTCACGAGGAGAAACCGCACGATCCATAAGAGAATGCGTGAATATCTGTACGAACTGACGCATGATGAACGCCTTGTCACGGCAGTGTTGCCGATCGGTGATGGAGTGACTGTGAGCACATGGAAGAAATAG
- the mtaB gene encoding tRNA (N(6)-L-threonylcarbamoyladenosine(37)-C(2))-methylthiotransferase MtaB: protein MKKAALHNLGCKVNAYETEAMQQILENAGYEIVPFTEIADVYVINTCSVTNMADRKSRQMFHRAKKMNPDAIVVGAGCYVQTKEAQAILDESIDIVIGNNQKHELVTLLNEYEKEHAKQAQIVDINHEKQEYEELHLKKTAEHTRAFIKVQDGCNQFCSYCIIPFARGRVRSRKMEDVLNEIAGLAESGYKEVVLTGIHLSSYGVDTGETLLSLIEHVHEIEGIERIRLGSLEPRIVTEDFAKRLSELTKICPHFHLSLQSGCDSVLKRMNRRYDTAEYEMGCDLLRKYFDHPAITTDVIVGFPGETEDEFKITEEYLKKIHFYEMHIFKYSVREGTKAAVMPDQVQEQIKTERSNILLALEKKMSEEFREYYVGKEKTALLEEKLVVDGKTYFTGYTKEYVKVAFETEKNRTNQFVTGKIKGKLKDDIYLLVEF, encoded by the coding sequence ATGAAAAAAGCAGCACTGCACAATCTGGGGTGTAAAGTTAATGCATATGAGACAGAAGCTATGCAGCAGATCCTTGAAAATGCAGGATATGAGATCGTTCCCTTTACAGAAATTGCAGATGTATATGTGATAAATACCTGTTCCGTGACAAACATGGCAGACCGCAAGTCAAGACAGATGTTTCACCGTGCAAAAAAGATGAACCCGGATGCCATTGTAGTCGGAGCCGGCTGTTATGTGCAGACAAAAGAGGCACAGGCCATACTGGATGAAAGTATTGATATCGTGATCGGAAATAACCAGAAACACGAGCTGGTAACATTATTAAATGAGTATGAAAAAGAACATGCAAAACAGGCACAGATCGTTGATATCAACCATGAAAAGCAGGAGTATGAAGAACTGCATTTAAAGAAAACGGCAGAGCATACACGCGCATTTATCAAGGTGCAGGACGGCTGTAACCAGTTCTGCAGTTACTGTATCATTCCGTTTGCAAGAGGACGTGTGAGAAGCCGTAAAATGGAAGATGTGTTAAATGAGATAGCAGGACTTGCAGAAAGCGGTTATAAGGAAGTGGTGCTGACCGGAATCCATCTAAGTTCCTACGGAGTCGATACCGGGGAGACATTACTTTCACTGATCGAGCATGTACATGAGATCGAGGGGATCGAGCGTATCCGTCTTGGAAGTTTAGAACCGCGTATCGTGACAGAAGATTTTGCAAAAAGGTTATCAGAACTTACAAAGATCTGTCCGCATTTTCACCTGTCCCTGCAGAGTGGCTGTGACAGCGTCTTAAAGCGGATGAACCGCAGATATGACACGGCAGAATATGAGATGGGCTGTGATCTGCTGCGGAAATATTTTGATCATCCTGCGATCACAACGGATGTGATCGTCGGTTTCCCCGGAGAGACTGAGGATGAGTTTAAAATTACAGAAGAGTACCTGAAAAAGATACATTTTTACGAGATGCACATTTTTAAGTATTCGGTGCGTGAAGGTACAAAGGCAGCAGTGATGCCGGATCAGGTGCAGGAGCAGATAAAGACAGAGAGAAGCAATATCCTTCTTGCTTTAGAAAAGAAAATGTCTGAAGAATTCCGGGAATATTATGTCGGGAAAGAAAAGACTGCGCTGTTAGAGGAAAAACTTGTGGTGGATGGGAAAACATATTTTACCGGATACACAAAAGAGTATGTCAAAGTGGCATTTGAAACAGAAAAAAACAGGACAAATCAGTTTGTGACCGGAAAGATAAAAGGAAAATTAAAAGACGATATTTATCTTTTGGTTGAATTTTAG
- a CDS encoding IreB family regulatory phosphoprotein yields MQNINNTQYFRVEKEPELKVGDVLTIVYRALSEKGYNPVNQIVGYIMSGDPTYITSHNNARSLIMKVERDELVEEILKAYIKNNHWE; encoded by the coding sequence ATGCAGAATATCAATAATACACAATATTTCAGAGTGGAGAAAGAGCCGGAGCTTAAAGTTGGCGATGTGCTCACGATCGTATATCGTGCATTGAGCGAGAAAGGCTATAATCCTGTGAATCAGATTGTTGGATATATTATGTCTGGAGATCCCACATACATTACCAGTCATAATAATGCAAGAAGCCTGATCATGAAAGTGGAACGTGACGAACTGGTCGAAGAAATTTTAAAGGCTTATATCAAAAATAATCATTGGGAATAG
- a CDS encoding DUF1292 domain-containing protein, which translates to MEKVTFVDPQTKESIDFFVVEETQVNGTRYFFVTEEEDGDCDAYILKEVATEDDDVVCEMVDDDMELAAVGKIFSELIEDADIEYERE; encoded by the coding sequence ATGGAAAAAGTAACATTTGTGGACCCGCAGACAAAAGAGAGCATTGATTTCTTTGTTGTGGAGGAGACACAGGTAAATGGTACGCGTTATTTTTTTGTCACGGAAGAGGAAGATGGCGACTGTGATGCGTACATTTTAAAAGAAGTAGCCACAGAGGACGATGACGTTGTGTGCGAGATGGTGGATGACGACATGGAACTTGCGGCAGTAGGTAAAATATTTTCAGAATTGATAGAGGATGCGGACATTGAATATGAAAGAGAATAA
- a CDS encoding HPr family phosphocarrier protein: protein MKTVQISLNSIDKVKSFVNAITQYEYDFDLISGRYVIDAKSIMGIFSLDLSKPIDLAIHAEANVDEIMETLKPYLI from the coding sequence ATGAAAACAGTACAGATTTCTTTAAATTCTATCGACAAAGTGAAATCATTTGTCAATGCGATTACACAGTATGAGTATGATTTCGATTTAATCTCCGGTAGATATGTTATCGACGCAAAATCCATCATGGGTATCTTCAGCTTAGACTTATCCAAACCGATCGATTTAGCAATCCATGCTGAAGCTAATGTTGATGAGATTATGGAAACATTAAAACCATACTTAATCTAA
- a CDS encoding peptidase U32 family protein yields MRRPELLIPASSLEVLKIAVIYGADAVYIGGEAFGLRAKAKNFSMEEMREGIRFAHEHEVKVYVTANILAHNDDLEGVREYFKELDSFPKEEKPDALIIADPGIFMIAKEVCPDIERHVSTQANNTNYETYRFWYRLGAKRVVSARELSLNEIKELRANIPDDLEIETFIHGAMCISYSGRCLLSNYFTGRDANQGACTHPCRWKYSIVEETRPNEYMPVYENERGTYIFNSKDLCMIEHIPELMEAGIDSFKIEGRMKTALYVATVARTYRKAIDDYKESPELYKKNLPWYLDQISNCTYRQFTTGFFFGKPSDEAQIYDNNTYLKEYTYLGIVGEQNEDGLYRIEQRNKFSVGEEIEIMKPDGENLTVTVKRIMDEDGADMESAPHPKQVLYIDLGHPLEKYDILRRKE; encoded by the coding sequence ATGAGAAGACCGGAGCTTTTGATACCGGCAAGCAGCCTTGAGGTGTTAAAAATTGCAGTAATCTATGGTGCGGATGCCGTGTACATCGGTGGCGAGGCTTTTGGACTCCGTGCAAAAGCCAAGAATTTTTCCATGGAGGAAATGAGAGAGGGAATCCGTTTTGCGCATGAACATGAGGTAAAAGTATATGTGACTGCAAATATTCTTGCACATAATGATGATTTAGAGGGTGTAAGGGAGTATTTCAAAGAACTGGATTCTTTTCCAAAAGAGGAAAAACCGGACGCACTTATCATCGCAGATCCCGGCATATTTATGATCGCAAAGGAAGTATGCCCGGATATTGAACGTCATGTCAGTACGCAGGCGAACAATACCAACTATGAAACATACCGTTTCTGGTATAGACTCGGTGCAAAACGTGTGGTATCGGCGCGTGAACTTTCGTTAAATGAAATAAAAGAACTTCGTGCAAATATACCGGACGATCTTGAAATCGAGACATTTATTCACGGTGCGATGTGCATTTCCTATTCCGGAAGATGTCTTTTATCCAATTATTTTACCGGACGTGATGCCAATCAGGGGGCATGCACACATCCATGCCGCTGGAAATATTCCATCGTTGAGGAGACAAGACCGAATGAATATATGCCGGTTTATGAGAATGAACGTGGCACTTATATATTCAACTCCAAGGATCTCTGCATGATCGAACACATACCGGAATTAATGGAAGCGGGTATTGACAGTTTTAAAATTGAGGGTAGAATGAAAACAGCACTATATGTTGCGACTGTGGCAAGAACCTACCGCAAGGCAATCGATGATTACAAAGAGTCACCGGAGCTTTACAAAAAGAATCTGCCATGGTATTTAGATCAGATATCCAACTGTACTTACCGCCAGTTTACGACCGGATTTTTCTTTGGAAAGCCTTCCGACGAGGCGCAGATCTACGACAATAACACTTATTTAAAAGAATACACATATTTAGGAATTGTTGGGGAGCAGAACGAAGATGGGCTTTACCGGATCGAACAGCGCAATAAGTTTTCGGTCGGTGAAGAGATCGAGATTATGAAGCCGGATGGTGAAAATCTGACGGTGACAGTGAAACGGATCATGGATGAGGATGGAGCGGATATGGAATCAGCACCGCATCCAAAACAGGTTTTGTATATTGATCTGGGACATCCGCTCGAGAAGTATGATATTTTACGAAGAAAAGAGTAG
- a CDS encoding YlbF family regulator: MSRMDEAMQELVEAVKFSEEYIRYQDIKNRVHNQPQLEEQIHAFRQKNYLLQNSDGNVDLYDATDKMEQEYREFRKNPLVAEYLAAENAICRVVQKINWTLIEELDFEVGFEE; this comes from the coding sequence ATGAGCAGAATGGATGAAGCCATGCAGGAATTAGTCGAGGCAGTCAAATTCAGCGAGGAATATATCAGATATCAGGATATCAAAAACAGAGTGCACAATCAGCCGCAGTTAGAGGAGCAGATCCATGCATTCCGTCAGAAAAATTATCTGCTGCAGAACAGTGATGGCAATGTGGATCTTTATGATGCAACGGATAAGATGGAACAGGAATACCGTGAGTTCCGGAAAAATCCGCTTGTTGCAGAATACCTTGCGGCAGAAAATGCCATTTGCCGTGTAGTACAGAAGATTAACTGGACGCTGATAGAAGAATTGGATTTTGAGGTTGGATTTGAGGAATAG